The Sulfurospirillum sp. UCH001 genome segment CCGTTACCACACACAGTGTGACCCACGTCTAAATGCAAACCAAGCACTAGAGCTTGCTTTCCTCATTGCAGATTCTCTTAAAGCTGCGCGACAAAGATTTTTAGCGCACTAAAAATAAACTTCTTCCAAGTAAAAGAAAAATCTTTACTTGGAAGATACCTCTTGAAATGTATCAATCTAGCCTACAAAGGATTTAAATGTCAAAAAGTGTTAAAGCTGCATTATTTGCTAATGGTGTCATTGCATTATCGAAAGGAGCAGCAGCATTTTTTACAGGTTCTGCATCAATGATGGCAGAAGCTATCCATAGCACAGCAGATTGTGGCAATCAGGCATTAGTAATGCTGGGTGAAAAGCAAGCATCAAGGGGGCGTTCAGAGTATCACTCATTTGGACAAGGAAAAGCAAACTTTTTTTGGTCTTTTGTTGTAGCCGTTGTTCTTTTTTTGCTTGGTGGTTTATTCTCTCTCTACGAAGGATTTCATCGTATTCAACATCCACAACCTATTGAAAATCCTTTACTTATTTTAGGCATCATCGTTTTATCGATTTTACTTGAGGGCAGTGCTTTAAAAGTTGCTCTTAAAGAGAGCAATTCTACGCTTAAAAATATGTTTTTAACGATCAAAAACAGCTCATCATCTCATATTCTTGTTGTCTTAATTGAAGATACAGGTGCGTTAATCGGTTTGATTATTCTAACGTTAGGACTGGCTTTATCGGTTTTTGTTCATCCTATTTTTGATGGTATCGCAGCATTAATGATAGGTACGCTACTTATAGGACTTTCTAGTATTTTATTTATTGAACTTAAGAAGTTGCTTATTGGTGAAAGCCTCGATAGAGAAACAATAAAACAGATAAAAAATGTGATTAAAAGTGAATCGAATGTATTGGTTCACATCAATGCTGTGCGCAGTATGTTCGTTGGCTCTAATGAAGTTTTATTGATTATCTCAATGAATGTCAAAGATGATGCAACAGGATATGAGATAGAACAAGATATTAAAGAGTTGAAAAATAAGATTCAAAAGATGCTCAAGCACCATAAAATGCAAATTTATGTAGATGTATTTGAATTTTAACGCTTATCGTCCACTCAGCCAATCTTTTAATGAAAAATAGGGATTTTGCTTTTTAAATTCTGCTTCATCAAAATCAAAGCGATAATTTTCCATATACTCTTTAATTAAACGGTACGCATCGTTGATTTCTTGAAATTTGGAAGTATCCCCATTTGGTGCGTCAGGATGAAATTCTCTTGAAAGCGAGAGATAGAGTTTATGAAGGGTCTTTTTATCAGTTTTGGCGACAACGCCCAAGGTTGAAAGTGCTTTTTCAAAATCACTGTACTCTAAACCTTGGAACATTGCCTCTCCTTTAGAACTTTTTTGACTTTCGCTTGTGTTCTTTTTTCTTGTGCAGCCAAATATAAATGACACCGGCAACAACAATAAACGCAATCACAGCAATCGTGATCGTATGTAAATGTTCATTGAGTAATGCTTCGTTTTGTCCAAAAAAATAGCCTAAAAAAGTCAATATACTCACCCAAATTCCAGCACCAAAGCCTGTATAAAAACAAAAAATGCCAAGGTTCATACGTGCAAGACCTGCAGGAAGAGAGATATAATGGCGAATGACAGGAATAAGTCTTCCCGTAAACGTTGAAAAGGAACCGTGTGTTTTGAAGAATACTTCTACTTTTTCAAGAGTTTCTGGCGTAAAAAAAACATAATGACCGTATTTTAAAATGAGTTTTCGGCCCAATTTTACGGCCAAGTAGTAGTTTAATAATGCTCCTGCGATACTTCCA includes the following:
- a CDS encoding DedA family protein, with protein sequence MHVIIDWIVQTVGALGYFGIFVMMAIESSIFPLPSEVVMIPAGYLCAKGEMELWIVIALGTLGSIAGALLNYYLAVKLGRKLILKYGHYVFFTPETLEKVEVFFKTHGSFSTFTGRLIPVIRHYISLPAGLARMNLGIFCFYTGFGAGIWVSILTFLGYFFGQNEALLNEHLHTITIAVIAFIVVAGVIYIWLHKKKEHKRKSKKF
- a CDS encoding DnaJ domain-containing protein, which produces MFQGLEYSDFEKALSTLGVVAKTDKKTLHKLYLSLSREFHPDAPNGDTSKFQEINDAYRLIKEYMENYRFDFDEAEFKKQNPYFSLKDWLSGR
- a CDS encoding cation diffusion facilitator family transporter, producing MSKSVKAALFANGVIALSKGAAAFFTGSASMMAEAIHSTADCGNQALVMLGEKQASRGRSEYHSFGQGKANFFWSFVVAVVLFLLGGLFSLYEGFHRIQHPQPIENPLLILGIIVLSILLEGSALKVALKESNSTLKNMFLTIKNSSSSHILVVLIEDTGALIGLIILTLGLALSVFVHPIFDGIAALMIGTLLIGLSSILFIELKKLLIGESLDRETIKQIKNVIKSESNVLVHINAVRSMFVGSNEVLLIISMNVKDDATGYEIEQDIKELKNKIQKMLKHHKMQIYVDVFEF